Below is a window of Sphingomonas ginkgonis DNA.
GCAGCTGATTCTACCTGGGCTTGCGAAGTGCTGCTTTGCGCCAGCAATCCCGGTGGATGGATGCAGTTCGCCGAATGCGTCCCGCCGATCCGCAAGCTCATCACCCATCTCGGGTTGGGTGGAGGGTTCCCAACCTGCAGCGCAGGCGGGGTTCGTAAGGCGGACTATACCAAACCCAAGAACGGACGCCCCGGTTACGTCGTGATGACGATGCAGGATGGCTCCCGCACCCGATACACGGTGCCGAGTAGCGCACAGGTCGCCCACGCGGAGGCGACAGCGCTGGCGGGGCCGACACCGGGTTCCGCGACATTGGAGCGGTAACGATGCTCCCGTCCGCGATCGTCATGGGGTTGGCAGCGCAGTGTGCGCCAGGTGTCGCCCCGGAGACGATCGCGGCGATCGTGCAGACGGAAAGCCAGGGTTTCGAGCTGGCGATCAACGTCAACGGGCTGGGGCGGAGGGTCGCGCCCGCGACGAACGTGGCACAGGCCATCGCGCTCGCCCGCTCTTACGTGAGCAAGGGCTATTCGGTCGATCTGGGTCTCGGGCAGATCAACTCCCGCAACATGAAGGCCCTCGGCCTGACCTGGGACAACGTGTTCGATCCCTGCACCAACATCGCCGCGGCGGGGGCGGTGCTGTCCGGCAATTACCACAGCGTGCGCGCGGGGCTGCACCCCCAGCGCG
It encodes the following:
- a CDS encoding lytic transglycosylase domain-containing protein, whose translation is MLPSAIVMGLAAQCAPGVAPETIAAIVQTESQGFELAINVNGLGRRVAPATNVAQAIALARSYVSKGYSVDLGLGQINSRNMKALGLTWDNVFDPCTNIAAAGAVLSGNYHSVRAGLHPQRALRIALSMYNTGSQSRGFSNGYVGKVVGNAGISDGIRPVAVRVSAFTDTRNTGEGSSAAAQLAALVEENTSAAGQPQAAPPPPPPSWDVFARAEYERARLAGEGENR